From one Pseudomonas sp. B21-048 genomic stretch:
- a CDS encoding phosphatase PAP2 family protein, with product MLTSSRYRFYWANFGIPLACAVVVFLLFDLTKIDIAFSDLFYDPATRVFPLDHVHLFEKITHKWARIIPNWTGEVAIIGALLSFLWPRLKAEKHSKIIAFLEKINVAPVLRFASKHRRDFLYVVFAFSISTGVIHYLKGHTSVYCPVETTQYAGKIEHKEWYQNFDLLKVAGDGRCWPGGHASGGFTMLALYFVARRYRWRYSKALMHGSLLLGFIYGTTRVLQGWHYMSHTFWAGIFVWLACLLTALAFYGRARLELPVLQKAATPVGEPFTGSQSSKPDAPPSWS from the coding sequence ATGCTGACTTCTTCCCGTTACCGCTTTTACTGGGCGAACTTCGGTATCCCGCTGGCCTGTGCTGTCGTGGTGTTCCTGCTGTTTGACCTGACTAAAATCGACATCGCTTTCAGCGATCTTTTTTATGATCCGGCCACCCGGGTGTTTCCGTTGGATCATGTCCATCTGTTCGAGAAGATCACCCATAAATGGGCACGGATCATTCCGAACTGGACCGGTGAAGTTGCGATCATCGGCGCTTTGCTGTCGTTTCTCTGGCCGCGACTAAAGGCTGAAAAGCATTCGAAAATCATCGCATTCCTGGAAAAAATCAACGTCGCGCCAGTGCTTCGGTTTGCCAGCAAACACCGTCGAGATTTCCTCTATGTGGTGTTCGCGTTTTCCATCAGCACTGGCGTTATCCACTATCTCAAAGGCCACACCAGTGTGTATTGCCCAGTCGAAACGACTCAATACGCCGGGAAAATCGAACACAAGGAGTGGTACCAGAATTTCGACCTGCTGAAAGTCGCCGGCGACGGTCGCTGCTGGCCAGGTGGACATGCGTCGGGCGGCTTCACCATGCTCGCGCTGTACTTCGTGGCGCGTCGCTACCGCTGGCGGTATTCCAAGGCGCTGATGCACGGCTCGCTGCTGCTGGGTTTCATCTACGGCACAACGCGGGTTCTACAGGGTTGGCACTACATGTCCCATACCTTCTGGGCCGGAATCTTCGTGTGGCTGGCATGTTTGCTGACGGCATTGGCGTTCTATGGGCGAGCGCGGCTGGAGCTGCCCGTATTGCAGAAAGCTGCGACACCTGTCGGTGAGCCGTTTACAGGGTCACAAAGTAGTAAGCCTGACGCCCCGCCTTCATGGTCTTGA
- a CDS encoding helix-turn-helix transcriptional regulator, which yields MDYSLLIYRLGKQIREKRMNRGLTQAKLAELAGLTRQKVIAVEKGTLSVSMSAYARVLGALDCEFSVIPAAMPTLEELGELF from the coding sequence ATGGATTATTCTTTGTTGATCTATCGCTTAGGTAAACAAATACGCGAAAAACGTATGAATCGTGGCCTGACGCAAGCAAAACTTGCCGAACTCGCCGGGCTGACTCGACAGAAAGTCATCGCAGTAGAAAAGGGCACTCTTTCTGTGAGCATGAGTGCTTATGCGCGGGTGTTAGGTGCTCTGGATTGCGAGTTTTCTGTCATTCCCGCAGCCATGCCGACCCTGGAAGAACTTGGTGAGCTGTTCTAA
- a CDS encoding DUF6124 family protein, which produces MKKITRIPLENPADSQPETLDPTQRPKATERAVSARPRNPNRNIFSVRPDVDTTTLLAHASETLASLNVMTLDFAYQLEGPQRNVALALQQLTMLTELLVNRARDNLDPNGSVAVDQPPVFH; this is translated from the coding sequence ATGAAAAAGATCACCCGAATCCCACTTGAAAATCCGGCCGACTCACAGCCTGAAACCCTCGACCCAACCCAACGGCCCAAAGCCACCGAACGCGCCGTCAGCGCCCGCCCGCGCAACCCGAACAGGAACATCTTCAGCGTCCGCCCCGACGTCGACACGACCACCCTGCTCGCTCATGCCAGCGAAACCCTGGCCTCTCTCAACGTCATGACTTTGGACTTTGCCTACCAGCTCGAAGGCCCGCAGCGCAATGTGGCGCTGGCGCTTCAGCAGTTGACCATGTTGACCGAGCTTTTGGTCAACCGAGCGCGGGATAATCTCGATCCGAATGGGTCGGTGGCCGTGGACCAACCTCCCGTCTTTCACTGA